From a single Fusobacterium perfoetens genomic region:
- a CDS encoding PTS sugar transporter subunit IIA: MGLFDFLKPKKEKKVVEIFSPLAGTVIGLEEVPDDAFSQKMIGDGCAIDPAPGAIYAPVDGDIDIFETNHAVSIESPSGLEMIIHFGVDTVKLNKEGLTRVAEGGGVKKGDKLVEYDLELVKSKAPSVKTPIIITNMDAVESIEVVAKGQVKPGDLLMRVTLK; encoded by the coding sequence ATGGGATTATTTGATTTTTTAAAACCTAAAAAAGAAAAAAAAGTTGTAGAGATATTCTCTCCACTAGCAGGAACAGTTATAGGATTAGAAGAAGTACCAGATGATGCATTTTCACAAAAAATGATAGGAGACGGTTGTGCTATCGATCCAGCTCCAGGAGCAATATATGCACCAGTTGACGGAGATATAGATATATTTGAAACTAACCACGCTGTAAGTATAGAATCTCCAAGTGGACTAGAGATGATAATTCACTTTGGTGTTGACACTGTTAAACTTAACAAAGAAGGATTAACAAGAGTAGCAGAAGGTGGAGGAGTTAAAAAAGGAGATAAATTAGTAGAATATGATTTAGAATTAGTAAAAAGTAAAGCTCCATCAGTAAAAACTCCTATAATTATAACTAATATGGACGCAGTAGAATCAATAGAAGTTGTAGCAAAAGGGCAAGTAAAACCCGGAGATTTATTAATGAGAGTTACTCTTAAATAA